Proteins found in one Quercus robur chromosome 2, dhQueRobu3.1, whole genome shotgun sequence genomic segment:
- the LOC126712780 gene encoding dynamin-related protein 3A-like isoform X2, whose translation MGEEAKAMDTPPTIGASVIPIMNKLQDILVPVGAELSKISLPQVAVVGSQSSGKSSVLEALVGRDFLPRGCDICTRRPLVLMLENRPRNAADDDDDDGAEWGEFRHLPGRRFYDFSKIRREIQAETEREAGQNRGVSDRQISLRISSPNVLNMTLVDLPGVTKVPVGDQPTDIEARIRKMIMAHIRQENCIILAVTPANSDLATSDALQMAREADPTGSRTIGVITKLDIMDRGTDARNFLLGKVVPLRLGYVGVVNRSQEDINKNRSIAEALAYEEQFFRDHPVYSGLSDRCGIPQLAKKLNQILEQHIRMVLPGLNAELNFHMMSIAKELRMYGEAIESKGEQGMILLNILTQYCEAFSSLVDGRSQEMSTKELSGGARIHYIFQSIFVKSLEEVDPCDDLSDDDIRTAIQNATGLRNTLFVPEVPFEVLIRRQIARLLDPSLQCLRFVYDELVKMSRACEATELQRFPFLRRRMDEVMGKFLRDGVKPAERMIVNLIEMEMDYINSSNPNFLGGSKAVEIAMQQLRSSQRNMDVEKVPTLEKGQNSRAGIPKSIVNGVLPNQGNRPPSNNERPVSSGGNTATRTWGISSIFGSRSSPGESQASRSLGETAHHVEQMPSIIQLREPPSILRPLEMTEHEAIVITVTKLLLRSYYDIVRKNIQDLVPKAVMHFLVNHTKRELHSIFIQKLYRESLFEELLQEQEELAVKRKQTREMYLVLQQAIQTLEEVESVVLPQNSNSRVGTDTTTGLPRIPGFSSTLPSANYNDSRSSYISSFTNSKASRLFHSEEHSMSVNSNGL comes from the exons ATGGGCGAAGAAGCAAAAGCAATGGATACGCCACCAACGATTGGGGCATCAGTGATTCCAATCATGAACAAGCTCCAGGACATTCTGGTTCCGGTGGGGGCCGAGCTTTCGAAGATTTCGCTTCCACAGGTGGCGGTGGTCGGCAGCCAGAGCAGCGGCAAGTCGAGCGTGCTCGAGGCGTTGGTCGGCCGCGACTTCCTCCCTCGCGGCTGCGACATTTGCACGCGGAGGCCGCTCGTCTTGATGCTCGAGAATCGTCCTCGGAATGCGGctgacgacgacgacgacgacggtGCCGAGTGGGGCGAGTTCCGCCACTTGCCTGGCAGGCGCTTCTACGATTTCTCCAAGATTCGCCGCGAAATCCAG GCTGAGACGGAAAGAGAAGCGGGGCAGAACAGAGGGGTTTCAGATAGACAAATTAGCTTAAGAATTTCATCTCCAAATGTGCTTAATATGACCTTAGTTGATCTACCTGGTGTTACTAAGGTTCCGGTGGGAGATCAACCCACTGACATAGAAGCGAGGATTAGGAAAATGATAATGGCACATATCAGGCAGGAAAACTGTATTATTTTGGCTGTTACTCCGGCCAATTCTGATTTGGCAACTTCGGACGCACTTCAGATGGCTAGAGAAGCTGATCCCACTG GTTCTAGGACAATTGGTGTAATCACTaag CTTGATATAATGGACAGGGGTACTGATGCCCGAAACTTTCTGCTTGGAAAAGTTGTTCCACTTCGTCTCGGTTATGTTGGTGTTGTGAATCGCAGTCAGGAG GACATTAATAAAAACCGGAGCATTGCAGAGGCTCTTGCATATGAGGAGCAATTTTTTCGTGATCATCCT GTGTATAGTGGTCTCTCTGATCGTTGTGGCATTCCTCAGTTAGCAAAAAAGCTAAATCAG ATTCTGGAGCAGCATATCAGAATGGTTCTCCCAGGTTTGAACGCTGAGTTAAATTTCCATATGATGAGTATTGCTAAAGAGCTCCGAATGTATGGAGAAGCTATTGAATCTAAA GGGGAACAAGGGATGATTCTGCTGAACATTTTGACACAATATTGTGAAG CATTTTCTTCCTTGGTGGATGGAAGAAGTCAGGAGATGTCAACTAAAGAGTTGTCAGGTGGAGCCAGGATTCACTACATTTTCCAGTCAATTTTTGTAAAGAGCTTGGAG GAAGTGGACCCTTGTGATGATCTATCTGATGATGATATCCGAACGGCTATTCAAAATGCCACTGGTCTTAGAAATACTTTATTTGTGCCAGAA GTTCCATTTGAAGTTTTGATTAGAAGACAAATTGCTCGGTTGTTAGATCCTAGTCTTCAGTGTCTCAGATTTGTTTATGATGAACTGGTGAAG ATGAGCCGTGCTTGTGAGGCAACTGAGTTGCAAAGGTTTCCCTTCTTAAGAAGGCGTATGGATGAAGTCATGGGAAAGTTTTTGCGTGATGGCGTAAAGCCTGCTGAGAGAATGATAGTGAATCTTATTGAGATGGAG ATGGATTATATAAATTCTTCAAATCCAAATTTCTTAGGCGGGAGCAAAGCTGTTGAGATTGCTATGCAGCAGCTGAGATCATCGCAG CGCAATATGGATGTTGAAAAGGTACCCACGTTGGAGAAGGGCCAGAATTCTCGAGCTGGTATTCCTAAGTCAATTGTGAACGGTGTTTTGCCTAATCAG GGAAATCGTCCTCCTTCGAATAATGAGAGACCTGTATCATCAG GAGGTAATACAGCTACAAGGACATGGGGAATTTCATCAATATTTGGCAGCAGATCATCACCTGGAGAGAGTCAAGCTAGCAGATCACTTGGTGAAACTGCTCACCATGTGGAGCAGATGCCCTCTATAATCCAATTGAGAGAG CCCCCATCCATCTTAAGGCCACTTGAAATGACAGAGCATGAAGCAATAGTAATAACTGTAACAAAATTACTCTTGCGGTCTTACTATGACATTGTCAGAAAGAACATTCAAGACTTAGTTCCCAAAGCTGTAATGCACTTTCTG GTCAATCATACGAAAAGGGAGCTTCATAGCATCTTTATACAAAAACTATATAG AGAGAGCCTTTTTGAAGAGCTATTACAGGAGCAGGAAGAACTAGCTGTAAAAAGAAAACAGACACGAGAAATGTACCTTGTTTTGCAACAGGCTATTCAG ACACTTGAGGAGGTTGAATCTGTTGTATTACCCCAAAATTCAAACTCACGCGTGGGCACGGATACTACCACTGGATTGCCAAGGATCCCAGGCTTTTCATCCACTCTACCCTCAGCAAATTATAATGATAGCAGATCATCCTACATATCATCATTTACTAACTCTAAAGCCTCTAGATTATTCCATTCAGAAGAGCATTCAATGTCCGTCAACTCAAATGGACTGTAA
- the LOC126712781 gene encoding protein TIC 55, chloroplastic: protein MTFLLPFPSHYTSTLSFSLSSPTTKPTPPLVSLSQPLRQLLHIRKSNTFNFFKCGAVADIKAATSLDQSEEDNKVLVGPSSEEERVVVNYDWTEEWYPLYLTQNLPDDAPLGLTVFDKQVVLYKDGNGLIHCYEDRCPHRLAKLSEGQLIDGRIECLYHGWQFEGDGKCVKIPQLPADAKIPRSACLRKYEVRDSQGVVWVWLSQKTPPNLDKLPWFENFARPGFQDTSTTHELPYDHSVLLENLMDPAHIPISHDRTDWTARREDAQPLSFEVAERTDRGFAGWWGKASDQPLPNFLRFEAPCVLQNNRELVDEKGVKHYFTGLFLCRPTGQGKSMVIVRFGGTKRSPIANFFPKWYFHQNAGKVFEQDMGFLSSQNEVLMKEKVPTKELYINLKSSDTWVAEYRKWMDKVGHGMPYHFGHSTISLPKQPAVIEHAPAGLVAGFSASFPAKGGIGTMHAPNVVNRFFRHVVHCKGCRTVIKAFQAWKNALSATTIALVALAILVSARQWKAILLVLAAVSSAGVYGCSTAIAMNTTNFIRTHRRL, encoded by the exons ATGACTTTTTTGCTCCCATTTCCCTCTCACTACACCTCtacactctctttctctctatcttcccccaccaccaaaccaacACCACCACTTGTTTCTCTTTCACAACCCTTAAGACAATTATTACACATAAGAAAAAGCAACACCTTCAACTTCTTCAAGTGTGGTGCAGTGGCAGATATCAAAGCTGCAACTTCACTTGATCAGAGCGAAGAAGACAATAAGGTTCTGGTGGGTCCCTCTAGTGAAGAGGAGAGGGTGGTGGTGAACTATGATTGGACAGAAGAGTGGTATCCACTGTACCTCACACAGAACTTGCCTGATGATGCACCTCTGGGTCTCACTGTGTTTGACAAGCAGGTCGTGTTGTACAAGGATGGCAATGGCCTAATTCACTGTTACGAGGATCGCTGCCCCCACAG GTTAGCAAAACTATCTGAAGGCCAGTTGATTGATGGAAGAATAGAATGTCTTTACCATGGCTGGCAATTTGAAGGTGATGGCAAATGCGTAAAGATACCTCAG CTTCCAGCTGATGCCAAAATTCCTCGATCGGCTTGTCTCAGAAAGTATGAGGTGAGGGACTCCCAAGGAGTTGTGTGGGTATGGCTGTCTCAAAAGACACCACCTAACCTTGATAAACTACCTTGGTTTGAGAACTTTGCCAGGCCAGGCTTTCAAGATACTTCAACCACCCATGAGCTTCCATATGATCATTCTGTACTTCTTGAAAACCTCATGGATCCAGCCCACATACCAATTTCACATGATAGGACAGATTGGACTGCGAGAAGGGAAGATGCTCAGCCGCTAAGTTTTGAAGTGGCTGAACGCACGGATCGAGGATTTGCAGGCTGGTGGGGTAAGGCAAGTGATCAACCCCTGCCAAACTTCTTACGGTTTGAAGCACCTTGTGTTCTTCAAAATAACCGGGAACTTGTTGATGAGAAGGGGGTAAAACACTACTTCACAGGCTTATTCCTTTGTAGACCAACTGGACAAGGAAAATCCATGGTTATTGTAAGGTTTGGAGGAACAAAAAGATCCCCCATAGCCAATTTTTTCCCGAAATGGTACTTCCATCAGAATGCAGGTAAGGTTTTTGAGCAAGACATGGGTTTCCTCTCGTCCCAAAATGAGGTTCTAATGAAAGAAAAAGTTCCTACCAAGGAACTATACATTAATCTTAAATCCTCTGATACATGGGTAGCTGAATATAGGAAGTGGATGGACAAAGTAGGACATGGCATGCCCTATCATTTTGGGCACAGCACTATTTCATTGCCTAAACAGCCTGCTGTCATTGAACATGCCCCAGCCGGACTGGTTGCTGGATTTTCTGCATCTTTTCCGGCTAAGGGAGGGATTGGAACAATGCATGCTCCAAACGTGGTCAACCGGTTTTTTCGCCATGTAGTCCATTGCAAGGGATGCAGAACCGTCATTAAAGCTTTCCAAGCCTGGAAAAATGCCCTTTCTGCTACAACTATTGCTCTGGTAGCATTGGCAATTCTAGTGTCTGCAAGGCAGTGGAAGGCCATTCTTTTAGTATTGGCAGCAGTGAGTTCTGCTGGAGTTTATGGATGCTCAACTGCTATTGCAATGAACACAACGAACTTCATTAGGACTCATAGGAGATTGTAA
- the LOC126712778 gene encoding uncharacterized protein LOC126712778, with amino-acid sequence MGHTINIEHHQATDGLVNLFTKASHDLTVVQHRLEKEFQQVYPDNANPMKLVSRIKKVQEDLLILKEQCRELLTAKQDLIDKARTTLVGNRTLLQQMQASVGIPLVSNSDDPAFANFNQIVDEWAVQVRSRTGDEKLGSDSQDINELLFSAIV; translated from the exons ATGGGGCACACTATTAATATTGAACACCATCAAGCAACAGATGGGTTGGTGAATCTGTTCACAAAGGCGAGTCATGATCTCACAGTGGTTCAGCACAGGCTCGAAAAGGAGTTTCAACAAGTCTACCCTGACAAC GCAAACCCGATGAAGTTGGTGTCTAGGATAAAGAAAGTACAGGAAGATCTGTTGATCTTGAAAGAGCAGTGTCGCGAGCTTCTAACAGCCAAACAG GACTTAATTGATAAGGCTCGGACCACTCTTGTTGGGAACAGAACTTTGCTACAGCAGATGCAAGCATCTGTGGGCATCCCCCTTGTCAGCAATTCTGATGATCCTGCATTTGCTAATTTCAACCAG ATTGTTGATGAGTGGGCGGTTCAAGTCAGATCAAGGACAG GTGATGAGAAGCTTGGATCGGATTCTCAGGATATTAATGAAT
- the LOC126712780 gene encoding dynamin-related protein 3A-like isoform X3 translates to MGEEAKAMDTPPTIGASVIPIMNKLQDILVPVGAELSKISLPQVAVVGSQSSGKSSVLEALVGRDFLPRGCDICTRRPLVLMLENRPRNAADDDDDDGAEWGEFRHLPGRRFYDFSKIRREIQAETEREAGQNRGVSDRQISLRISSPNVLNMTLVDLPGVTKVPVGDQPTDIEARIRKMIMAHIRQENCIILAVTPANSDLATSDALQMAREADPTGSRTIGVITKLDIMDRGTDARNFLLGKVVPLRLGYVGVVNRSQEDINKNRSIAEALAYEEQFFRDHPVYSGLSDRCGIPQLAKKLNQILEQHIRMVLPGLNAELNFHMMSIAKELRMYGEAIESKGEQGMILLNILTQYCEAFSSLVDGRSQEMSTKELSGGARIHYIFQSIFVKSLEEVDPCDDLSDDDIRTAIQNATGLRNTLFVPEVPFEVLIRRQIARLLDPSLQCLRFVYDELVKMSRACEATELQRFPFLRRRMDEVMGKFLRDGVKPAERMIVNLIEMEMDYINSSNPNFLGGSKAVEIAMQQLRSSQGNRPPSNNERPVSSGGNTATRTWGISSIFGSRSSPGESQASRSLGETAHHVEQMPSIIQLREPPSILRPLEMTEHEAIVITVTKLLLRSYYDIVRKNIQDLVPKAVMHFLVNHTKRELHSIFIQKLYRESLFEELLQEQEELAVKRKQTREMYLVLQQAIQTLEEVESVVLPQNSNSRVGTDTTTGLPRIPGFSSTLPSANYNDSRSSYISSFTNSKASRLFHSEEHSMSVNSNGL, encoded by the exons ATGGGCGAAGAAGCAAAAGCAATGGATACGCCACCAACGATTGGGGCATCAGTGATTCCAATCATGAACAAGCTCCAGGACATTCTGGTTCCGGTGGGGGCCGAGCTTTCGAAGATTTCGCTTCCACAGGTGGCGGTGGTCGGCAGCCAGAGCAGCGGCAAGTCGAGCGTGCTCGAGGCGTTGGTCGGCCGCGACTTCCTCCCTCGCGGCTGCGACATTTGCACGCGGAGGCCGCTCGTCTTGATGCTCGAGAATCGTCCTCGGAATGCGGctgacgacgacgacgacgacggtGCCGAGTGGGGCGAGTTCCGCCACTTGCCTGGCAGGCGCTTCTACGATTTCTCCAAGATTCGCCGCGAAATCCAG GCTGAGACGGAAAGAGAAGCGGGGCAGAACAGAGGGGTTTCAGATAGACAAATTAGCTTAAGAATTTCATCTCCAAATGTGCTTAATATGACCTTAGTTGATCTACCTGGTGTTACTAAGGTTCCGGTGGGAGATCAACCCACTGACATAGAAGCGAGGATTAGGAAAATGATAATGGCACATATCAGGCAGGAAAACTGTATTATTTTGGCTGTTACTCCGGCCAATTCTGATTTGGCAACTTCGGACGCACTTCAGATGGCTAGAGAAGCTGATCCCACTG GTTCTAGGACAATTGGTGTAATCACTaag CTTGATATAATGGACAGGGGTACTGATGCCCGAAACTTTCTGCTTGGAAAAGTTGTTCCACTTCGTCTCGGTTATGTTGGTGTTGTGAATCGCAGTCAGGAG GACATTAATAAAAACCGGAGCATTGCAGAGGCTCTTGCATATGAGGAGCAATTTTTTCGTGATCATCCT GTGTATAGTGGTCTCTCTGATCGTTGTGGCATTCCTCAGTTAGCAAAAAAGCTAAATCAG ATTCTGGAGCAGCATATCAGAATGGTTCTCCCAGGTTTGAACGCTGAGTTAAATTTCCATATGATGAGTATTGCTAAAGAGCTCCGAATGTATGGAGAAGCTATTGAATCTAAA GGGGAACAAGGGATGATTCTGCTGAACATTTTGACACAATATTGTGAAG CATTTTCTTCCTTGGTGGATGGAAGAAGTCAGGAGATGTCAACTAAAGAGTTGTCAGGTGGAGCCAGGATTCACTACATTTTCCAGTCAATTTTTGTAAAGAGCTTGGAG GAAGTGGACCCTTGTGATGATCTATCTGATGATGATATCCGAACGGCTATTCAAAATGCCACTGGTCTTAGAAATACTTTATTTGTGCCAGAA GTTCCATTTGAAGTTTTGATTAGAAGACAAATTGCTCGGTTGTTAGATCCTAGTCTTCAGTGTCTCAGATTTGTTTATGATGAACTGGTGAAG ATGAGCCGTGCTTGTGAGGCAACTGAGTTGCAAAGGTTTCCCTTCTTAAGAAGGCGTATGGATGAAGTCATGGGAAAGTTTTTGCGTGATGGCGTAAAGCCTGCTGAGAGAATGATAGTGAATCTTATTGAGATGGAG ATGGATTATATAAATTCTTCAAATCCAAATTTCTTAGGCGGGAGCAAAGCTGTTGAGATTGCTATGCAGCAGCTGAGATCATCGCAG GGAAATCGTCCTCCTTCGAATAATGAGAGACCTGTATCATCAG GAGGTAATACAGCTACAAGGACATGGGGAATTTCATCAATATTTGGCAGCAGATCATCACCTGGAGAGAGTCAAGCTAGCAGATCACTTGGTGAAACTGCTCACCATGTGGAGCAGATGCCCTCTATAATCCAATTGAGAGAG CCCCCATCCATCTTAAGGCCACTTGAAATGACAGAGCATGAAGCAATAGTAATAACTGTAACAAAATTACTCTTGCGGTCTTACTATGACATTGTCAGAAAGAACATTCAAGACTTAGTTCCCAAAGCTGTAATGCACTTTCTG GTCAATCATACGAAAAGGGAGCTTCATAGCATCTTTATACAAAAACTATATAG AGAGAGCCTTTTTGAAGAGCTATTACAGGAGCAGGAAGAACTAGCTGTAAAAAGAAAACAGACACGAGAAATGTACCTTGTTTTGCAACAGGCTATTCAG ACACTTGAGGAGGTTGAATCTGTTGTATTACCCCAAAATTCAAACTCACGCGTGGGCACGGATACTACCACTGGATTGCCAAGGATCCCAGGCTTTTCATCCACTCTACCCTCAGCAAATTATAATGATAGCAGATCATCCTACATATCATCATTTACTAACTCTAAAGCCTCTAGATTATTCCATTCAGAAGAGCATTCAATGTCCGTCAACTCAAATGGACTGTAA
- the LOC126712779 gene encoding zinc finger CCCH domain-containing protein 22, producing the protein MGSEEERVLENQLEIQLQEQRDSLAAIKEALACDPANPELLTVYEELVQVIKDAEEGLFHLKRARLLREADSVLNGYNHKSEDVKVEPLDPADVERELLEEQSYVVGSKCRFRHSDGRWYNGQIVELDDSDSAKISFLTPISENMLMCKFFLQQRCRFGTNCRLSHGVDVPLSSLKKYIPTTWDQSLVGSSIWAISDSKSGIWREAELESWDDKLGVGQVVFRDDGSCAKLGVDAITLSENAQVSDEEESDSGSEQFDSSDYEDEDSQGLGFLESSTQQRGIQKGTMIFAKWENHTRGIASKMMANMGYREGMGLGVSGQGMLDPVTVKVLPPKQSLDHALESHEGEETNKKQEKKRSRGGKRKREKKFAALARAAKEEEELEPDVFSLINNQLAMHHEALSGRSAKKQQGKGSGEGNKVDRRALVAYGDEVKDLRMRAEKLEEMVNRNRKEKVVYEAAMRKLNETRKALAEAEATHASASSAVVSREKEKRWLKF; encoded by the exons ATGGGAAGCGAGGAAGAGAGAGTTCTAGAGAACCAGCTGGAGATTCAATTGCAAGAGCAAAGAGACTCACTTGCTGCTATCAAAGAAGCCCTAGCCTGTGACCCCGCCAATCCCGAGCTTCTCACT GTTTATGAAGAGCTTGTTCAGGTAATAAAAGATGCAGAGGAAGGGCTGTTTCACTTAAAGCGTGCACGATTACTGCGAGAAGCTGATTCGGTGCTAAATGGCTACAATCATAAATCTGAGGATGTTAAAGTAGAGCCTCTTGATCCAGCAGATGTTGAACGGGAACTGCTGGAGGAGCAAAGTTACGTAGTTGGATCAAAATGTAGATTCCGTCACAGCGATGGCCGTTGGTATAATGGTCAAATCGTTGAATTGGATGATTCTGATTCAGCAAAGATTTCTTTCCTCACTCCAATATCTGAAAATATGTTG ATGTGCAAGTTCTTTCTACAGCAACGGTGTCGATTTGGTACTAACTGCCGCTTATCCCATG GTGTTGATGTCCCATTGTCCTCATTGAAGAAGTACATCCCAACAACTTGGGACCAGTCACTAGTGGGTTCAAGCATTTGGGCAATATCAGACAGTAAATCTGGCATTTGGAGGGAAGCTGAACTTGAATCGTGGGATGATAAACTTGGAGTAGGGCAAGTTGTTTTCCGAGACGATGGAAGCTGTGCAAAGCTTGGGGTGGATGCAATTACATTATCTGAAAATGCCCAAGTGAGTGATGAAGAGGAGAGTGATTCCGGCTCAGAACAATTTGATTCTAGTGACTATGAAGATGAGGATTCACAGGGTTTAGGATTTCTTGAAAGCTCCACCCAACAAAGAGGCATCCAGAAAGGAACTATGATATTTGCAAAGTGGGAAAATCACACCAGGGGCATAGCTTCCAAGATGATGGCCAATATGGGTTATCGTGAAGGGATGGGTTTAGGAGTATCTGGGCAGGGAATGTTGGATCCCGTCACTGTGAAGGTCCTTCCACCGAAGCAATCTCTTGACCATGCTCTTGAGTCTCATGAAGGTGAAGAGACCAACAAGAAGCAAGAGAAGAAGCGGAGCAGAGGTGGAAAGAGAAAACGTGAGAAGAAGTTTGCAGCACTGGCTCGAGCAGCAAAAGAGGAGGAGGAATTGGAACCTGATGTCTTTAGTCTTATCAATAACCAACTTGCAATGCATCATGAAGCTTTAAGTGGTAGGTCAGCGAAGAAGCAGCAAGGTAAAGGTTCTGGGGAGGGGAACAAAGTAGATAGACGGGCTCTGGTTGCTTATGGTGATGAGGTGAAGGACTTGAGGATGCGAGCTGAGAAGCTTGAAGAAATGGTTAATAGAAACAGAAAGGAAAAGGTAGTTTATGAAGCTGCCATGAGAAAGTTAAATGAAACTCGCAAAGCTTTAGCGGAGGCTGAGGCAACTCATGCATCTGCATCAAGTGCGGTTGTCAGccgagaaaaagagaagagatggctcaagttttag
- the LOC126712780 gene encoding dynamin-related protein 3A-like isoform X1, whose amino-acid sequence MGEEAKAMDTPPTIGASVIPIMNKLQDILVPVGAELSKISLPQVAVVGSQSSGKSSVLEALVGRDFLPRGCDICTRRPLVLMLENRPRNAADDDDDDGAEWGEFRHLPGRRFYDFSKIRREIQAETEREAGQNRGVSDRQISLRISSPNVLNMTLVDLPGVTKVPVGDQPTDIEARIRKMIMAHIRQENCIILAVTPANSDLATSDALQMAREADPTGSRTIGVITKLDIMDRGTDARNFLLGKVVPLRLGYVGVVNRSQEDINKNRSIAEALAYEEQFFRDHPVYSGLSDRCGIPQLAKKLNQILEQHIRMVLPGLNAELNFHMMSIAKELRMYGEAIESKGEQGMILLNILTQYCEAFSSLVDGRSQEMSTKELSGGARIHYIFQSIFVKSLEEVDPCDDLSDDDIRTAIQNATGLRNTLFVPEVPFEVLIRRQIARLLDPSLQCLRFVYDELVKMSRACEATELQRFPFLRRRMDEVMGKFLRDGVKPAERMIVNLIEMEMDYINSSNPNFLGGSKAVEIAMQQLRSSQRNMDVEKVPTLEKGQNSRAGIPKSIVNGVLPNQQGNRPPSNNERPVSSGGNTATRTWGISSIFGSRSSPGESQASRSLGETAHHVEQMPSIIQLREPPSILRPLEMTEHEAIVITVTKLLLRSYYDIVRKNIQDLVPKAVMHFLVNHTKRELHSIFIQKLYRESLFEELLQEQEELAVKRKQTREMYLVLQQAIQTLEEVESVVLPQNSNSRVGTDTTTGLPRIPGFSSTLPSANYNDSRSSYISSFTNSKASRLFHSEEHSMSVNSNGL is encoded by the exons ATGGGCGAAGAAGCAAAAGCAATGGATACGCCACCAACGATTGGGGCATCAGTGATTCCAATCATGAACAAGCTCCAGGACATTCTGGTTCCGGTGGGGGCCGAGCTTTCGAAGATTTCGCTTCCACAGGTGGCGGTGGTCGGCAGCCAGAGCAGCGGCAAGTCGAGCGTGCTCGAGGCGTTGGTCGGCCGCGACTTCCTCCCTCGCGGCTGCGACATTTGCACGCGGAGGCCGCTCGTCTTGATGCTCGAGAATCGTCCTCGGAATGCGGctgacgacgacgacgacgacggtGCCGAGTGGGGCGAGTTCCGCCACTTGCCTGGCAGGCGCTTCTACGATTTCTCCAAGATTCGCCGCGAAATCCAG GCTGAGACGGAAAGAGAAGCGGGGCAGAACAGAGGGGTTTCAGATAGACAAATTAGCTTAAGAATTTCATCTCCAAATGTGCTTAATATGACCTTAGTTGATCTACCTGGTGTTACTAAGGTTCCGGTGGGAGATCAACCCACTGACATAGAAGCGAGGATTAGGAAAATGATAATGGCACATATCAGGCAGGAAAACTGTATTATTTTGGCTGTTACTCCGGCCAATTCTGATTTGGCAACTTCGGACGCACTTCAGATGGCTAGAGAAGCTGATCCCACTG GTTCTAGGACAATTGGTGTAATCACTaag CTTGATATAATGGACAGGGGTACTGATGCCCGAAACTTTCTGCTTGGAAAAGTTGTTCCACTTCGTCTCGGTTATGTTGGTGTTGTGAATCGCAGTCAGGAG GACATTAATAAAAACCGGAGCATTGCAGAGGCTCTTGCATATGAGGAGCAATTTTTTCGTGATCATCCT GTGTATAGTGGTCTCTCTGATCGTTGTGGCATTCCTCAGTTAGCAAAAAAGCTAAATCAG ATTCTGGAGCAGCATATCAGAATGGTTCTCCCAGGTTTGAACGCTGAGTTAAATTTCCATATGATGAGTATTGCTAAAGAGCTCCGAATGTATGGAGAAGCTATTGAATCTAAA GGGGAACAAGGGATGATTCTGCTGAACATTTTGACACAATATTGTGAAG CATTTTCTTCCTTGGTGGATGGAAGAAGTCAGGAGATGTCAACTAAAGAGTTGTCAGGTGGAGCCAGGATTCACTACATTTTCCAGTCAATTTTTGTAAAGAGCTTGGAG GAAGTGGACCCTTGTGATGATCTATCTGATGATGATATCCGAACGGCTATTCAAAATGCCACTGGTCTTAGAAATACTTTATTTGTGCCAGAA GTTCCATTTGAAGTTTTGATTAGAAGACAAATTGCTCGGTTGTTAGATCCTAGTCTTCAGTGTCTCAGATTTGTTTATGATGAACTGGTGAAG ATGAGCCGTGCTTGTGAGGCAACTGAGTTGCAAAGGTTTCCCTTCTTAAGAAGGCGTATGGATGAAGTCATGGGAAAGTTTTTGCGTGATGGCGTAAAGCCTGCTGAGAGAATGATAGTGAATCTTATTGAGATGGAG ATGGATTATATAAATTCTTCAAATCCAAATTTCTTAGGCGGGAGCAAAGCTGTTGAGATTGCTATGCAGCAGCTGAGATCATCGCAG CGCAATATGGATGTTGAAAAGGTACCCACGTTGGAGAAGGGCCAGAATTCTCGAGCTGGTATTCCTAAGTCAATTGTGAACGGTGTTTTGCCTAATCA GCAGGGAAATCGTCCTCCTTCGAATAATGAGAGACCTGTATCATCAG GAGGTAATACAGCTACAAGGACATGGGGAATTTCATCAATATTTGGCAGCAGATCATCACCTGGAGAGAGTCAAGCTAGCAGATCACTTGGTGAAACTGCTCACCATGTGGAGCAGATGCCCTCTATAATCCAATTGAGAGAG CCCCCATCCATCTTAAGGCCACTTGAAATGACAGAGCATGAAGCAATAGTAATAACTGTAACAAAATTACTCTTGCGGTCTTACTATGACATTGTCAGAAAGAACATTCAAGACTTAGTTCCCAAAGCTGTAATGCACTTTCTG GTCAATCATACGAAAAGGGAGCTTCATAGCATCTTTATACAAAAACTATATAG AGAGAGCCTTTTTGAAGAGCTATTACAGGAGCAGGAAGAACTAGCTGTAAAAAGAAAACAGACACGAGAAATGTACCTTGTTTTGCAACAGGCTATTCAG ACACTTGAGGAGGTTGAATCTGTTGTATTACCCCAAAATTCAAACTCACGCGTGGGCACGGATACTACCACTGGATTGCCAAGGATCCCAGGCTTTTCATCCACTCTACCCTCAGCAAATTATAATGATAGCAGATCATCCTACATATCATCATTTACTAACTCTAAAGCCTCTAGATTATTCCATTCAGAAGAGCATTCAATGTCCGTCAACTCAAATGGACTGTAA